The Pelmatolapia mariae isolate MD_Pm_ZW linkage group LG2, Pm_UMD_F_2, whole genome shotgun sequence sequence TTCCCTAACTTCACAGATGTACCACAAAATGAATATCCACGAGAACCCCGCTCAGCCTGAggtacatacacacaaacaaacatacaaaattcCCCATGAATGCATAAAACTAAGAACAGAAATTTCCCCATTCAGAGGCATTTTTGGCCTGTCAGTGACTGATTCATTTTACCCACTGTGCTTATGCACCTTTTTTCGTTTTTACTGATGTCTCCAGGTTTCAGTACCTGAAAACCAGGCTTCCACTCCAGCTCCCTCAGTTGGCCCAGACTTCCTCTCGTCAGACCCGGAGCCGCGATTTGAACTGAAGGGATTAGACATGCCTTTTGCACCATCTCTTACTTCAAACACAACTATCTGTGATGTTTATAACTCAGACAAACTAAACTTTCTGTAAACAGTATGCTGAAAATTCAGGTAGAGTTCATCATTGTTTCCATTTTCATCTTTGCAAAGCCATACACGAACAGGAAAAGGACTATGCAGACAGATGGTAACCGCACTGTGTTGATGCatgatcattttttttatctttcacACAAAGATGTGCTGTTATAAAATGTATGGAttccaaatatattttttcagttAACAAGATTGCTTGTAAGTTTGTAAGTTCATGTCTTGCAAACAGTTTGGTTCTGGGAAAGCTTtggaatttttaatttttttttcctaaattttCCTCAGGTACGAGAACATAAATCTCACTTAGTGTTGTCCTCCAAACATTCTGTTACAGCAGCTTAAGTGTGGACTACAGGAATCAGGGTTTTATTATATTGTGCAATATAAATGCATTTACCATAAATTAGAATTGTTACTTGCATGAAATAGTGTCTGCTTTGCTTCTCTTCACAGGCTATTTATGGATATTTATGGAATGACAGATAATGCAGTCCAGTATCGTGGCAAAGCGTGTAATAGATACGGTGGACCAACGTGCCTATTACTTGCTTTGCTGTGATATCAGGCTGGATAATGTTGCTAGCTTTTGCTTCCATGGGTATTTTCTACCTCTGTTATGTGCATCCAGCTCCATACATCACTTGTTTGTGGCTTTTATCATTGTGTTTTGAGGGATGGTGGGCAATTTTTAAATATGCCTTTTTATATGGTCAAATTCTCAAATGCAATACAAGTATAACTGTGGTTCTGTATATCTTTAAACAGAAGCTTGTATAAAAGTTTTATCGGGCATTGAAAAACATGTATCGTTTATATAATGTATGTAAAATTCTGATAGTTGTTTGCATTGCATGAAGATGTCTGAATATGGAATTAGTgtaatgatttgaaaaagacCTTAAAGAGCTTACATGAATTTTTCAACTCTGTCCCTCTGTCTTGCTCGCTCTTTctgtctcactctctctctaacacacacacacacacacacatgcacacgcacacgtGTGGGGACACAGTGGAATGACAACACCACTACttcttacattttaaaaaatctaaatggAAGAGCCCCTTAAAATTTGCATGGAAACTAGAGGGTTAGACTTTCAACATTACAATTAGCATTACAGTTGTAATAGCTTCTAATGCAACTGTAACTCATTTAATTATAAGAGCATTTGTATGTtgacagacatttaaaaaagctGGTTTTGGAGAGTTTGCTACTATGCAGCTCTTATAGCAAGTTGATGTGCAGATGTTAATTCCTGCAGTGGATGTTCCTTTGCCTACATGCATGTAGTTTAAGTAATTGCTTGGTGTTATCATATTTCGTAGATAAATATAActtggtgtcatctgcatagcaatgaaaatgcaTGTGTTTTCTAATAATATTGCATGAGGGGAAATGTATAATGTAAAAAGTATTAGTTCTAGGACAGAACTCTGTGGAACTCCATGAAAAATTCTTTAACTTACATTAATACTACCTGTCTACCGGTCCATTCCTGGTATAAAGCCTGAGAATAATTGCTATGGCACGCGGTTAAACTTTTCATCTGATTATatacatattatttattatgGACCAGTACAGTTTGCTCCAAGTAAGGGAGGCTCCTCAAAATTTGTGGTAAATATTTGGAGGTAAGCTGCCCCACGTGCTGTGCGACCATGTCTGGTCTGTCTTCTGTTGGAAAACAATAAACTCTGATATGTGATGATAAATAGAATCTGTTCTCACCTGAgtgaatgtatgtgtgtttacatTTCGGGGAAAGGACCCCAATTCAGAGTCTCCCCTTCCTCACTTTGTTTTACAAATGTGATAGAAAAGGATCAGGGATTGTTTTTACATCTCATTTGGTGGCAAGCAGCTATTGTTGTGAAACTGAAAATCTTAATGAGAATTAAACTATCCTGCATCAACCAATCTGTTTGATAATAGATTTGTTTAGATAGACTGTTTCTTATAAAGAACTTTTCCACTTGAAGTACTTTTTTCTACTGTTTTCGtacttaagtgctttctatctagcATTCACACTTATCATATCGGTGAgtaacttggggttcagtatcccAAGAATCCTTTGGCATGCAGATTGTaacagccagggattgaaccaccaaccgtCTGATTagtggatgacctgctctacctccagAGCCCTGTTAGTTATGCATTTCTAAATACAAGttcactctgttttttgttgttgtttaaaaaaaaaaaatttctaaattagattttttttcttaattagtgtgaatgctgataagcattcacagtattgttattcaaatcttttttattataatattttattttctattccgtacgttttttgccatATAGCTCCTTCAACACcattcaacttagaaaaaccattcaaccacagttagattcctcttcttttggacattaccacttctatttttctcattattagcgtttatagtttttaaattattcaactttattcaacaaaaatttaccatgtatttcaatggggagacccttcaaattctcattcaacttactcctcttttaactgtatctacttccataTACGTTGAcctagagccaccattcaaactttaaaatgaagcCAAGACATtgaactattcaacttgtatttatcttttcaatatctattatactttttcttcagttcccaTTTAAGTTTCAAGctttttttcacccgtttcagagtttataatgggtgtgtatgggatggAATGTTGGCGGTTAGAGtaagacagctcaactgctagagtggcaaaattttgtattaaaatcttctctttaaactgctgctgtgtccgcaatGTTCGCCCTACAGGTATCATTTTACCATCAAAACGAAGCCATCGCTGTCCTGTTTCATccaatgttattattattgtagtatatattatggttctttcataaatgtcaccaatgcacagcctcctccctgcaacttttccatagagtccaatgttaaaatggatCCCAAAATTCGTCTGAAAATCAGAACAGTACAGGCTGTCTTttcactgtcaccacgtccatataataaactccacaggcatgaaaactcaGAATTCGGCAGACTGGACATTGCTACCACTCACGGTGAAAGacttttgtcaatacgacttgtagTTTTTTCTTGGGAAGCAATTGTTTCACAAtgagttttctgtttatttaaagcagcagcagacaggtgtatgcctgtttgtgtgtgtgtgtgtgtgtgtgtgtgtgtgggtgtgcgtgtgtgtgtgtgtgtgtgtgtgtgtgtgggtgtgtgtgtgtgtgtgtgtgtgaggtgccACTGGATGGAgttactatagcaaccaggctcacacctgcctgcttaatgAGCTCTGTCTGTCACTGCCAAGATTAATCTTAAAAACTTAtgtttcaactgctgctgtgtgcacagtgtttgctctacagccaccattttaccctcaaaacgtagccatcgttgttctctttccaacagcatggttttcaaagctcagagatgCAAACTTTTtgaactgtgtggatccaagtggagggataaTCCTCTAacccagcggtccccaacccccgggcctcggaccggtaccggcccgtgagtcgtttggtaccgggccacgagagttgaggctcaggtgtgaaatgtatggttttcagggtttttatcggttttcagcgttattttgttatctttttttatcgttaactcggttttcctgggtcttttcacgtgtgttatgaataaatcttatttttttcggtaccggtactagttttattttgttgtatttatccacaacaccttaaaggtcggtccgtgaaaatattgttgggcataaaccggtccgtggcgcaatcaaggttggggaccgctgctctaaccGACCCAtagaaataaattatattttcagTCAGGAGTTTGCCTCAACAGCAGGAATGACCCCACTTTTTAAATTGCTCCTGTGGCCAAATTTTTGACAGCAGGAACATGAAGAACACACTGTTGTGTAGAAATCCTCGGGATCGTCACCGTTTGAAAATGATTTTGATGGGAGTTAGGGTCTTGGCTTTTTTTGCCAGATTAAATGTCCCTATGAAGTCTAATATGTGTCACGAACAGAagcagacactgtgacacaaAGGAGAATGATGTTGGATGTTAAGATATGGACTATGACTCTTACACCTGAGGGGGAAATGGACTGACTGAAGGCAGGGTGATCATAAAAGATAACTGGTTCTTTGGGGAAATGAAGGCAGTAAGAAATAGCATAAACAAATTATCCTGTGGAAATGAGTTCAGAGCCCTAGAAACAACCTGTCACAGGTAAAAGTGACCCAGGGTAAGCAAAAGAGCATTTGTCCCCATAGGGGGAGAGTTCTAACTATTATAAACTCCCTAGACTCTTCTCAATACCCCAGCTTTCTCTGTGCACTCAGAAAATTTTGATCAGAAATTGCAGTAATTGGCATTGGTGTATTGTTTGTTGTCATAGGAATTGTACTggtgtaaaatttaaaaagtgccATAAACACCTGCACTTGCGTCTCATTACAGTGTAAGTATTCTCTAAAGTTTGCATTAATATCAACTGTTTATTTGAAAATCCTTATTCCAAGTTGCAAATTGCTTGAAAGTAGTGCAAAGAAAAGACTTGGTCTGAATAGAGTCCGTGTGTGAGTGGCCATGAGTGGTGGAGGTTACTCAGATTGGTGAGGTGGGTGGTCAGGGGTGGGTTGTGTAGGGATAGTGTTTGTTAACAGTCTGAATGGCCCAGGGGAGGAAGCTGTTTGTGAACTCTTTCTCAATTCCCCTGAGGTAAGACAAATATGTCCCACTCACAGATAATGTTGCCAGTTTTACCTATCATAATGGACAATTTACTGTGTGTTTCACACCTCCATCCTATACCTTCAGCTCCATACATCACTTATTTGGGgtatttattattacaatttcaAGAATGCTGTGAATGTTTCAGAGattatttgtacagtaaaaatgcaaacataaatgcaaaacaaataGTATTCTGACCCTGTGTTTTTGGAAGTAAGCCCAAAGTCATGTAACAGTCTCGTTTGTTTGCATTACATGAAGATGTCTGACTACACATTTAGTAACAATAAGAATAAATCATCAATGATTTGAAAGCTTAATTGTAGGAggagaaaagaatgaaaataatggTCCAAGTTAACTGTTTTCACATACTCAGAACGAGTCCTTGTGGTTACTAAGCTGATTCTCAGACGTAAAGTCAAGGGAATATCCTTTTAATTAACAATTACTAGGGTTCAGAAAATAATTTAGAGTCCTCAAATATAAGTATTCAATTTAGGTCACATTTTATTGAACAGTCAGAGTGATAAAAACCTGTTCAGTGAATAAATCGAACAACATAGACCACATTATATTTGGCACTCTACCATCCGGACATTTGCTCATTATGCTGCAGCTGAAGCTGAATGGGAATTTTCTGCAGAGCATGAACTACACATAAAGGTGTTATAGTCAGTCAGAGGTGCATGAAAGTTAATTAAAGTTCTGCAGGAGAAGGATATATAAGGGGTAACTGTGGCTGGTTATTGTCCTGAAAAAAGCCCCAACCTGTTGGAAAACTATACAATCCTGCATATAAAGAAAATTATGCTatcactttgtatttttttttaatttacattcatAATGGTTTTACAGGCTGGACAATAATAACCACCTTATTGAGGATGGTTATTATGTATGTTCTTGAGGCCTTTTGATCAGTTCCTATCAGGTTTTACAGTTTGGATCCTATAAACACTCAAATAGAGGAGGAATTTATAACATTAGGAAAAGATTTTGTGACATTTAGATATGCTGAATGGTCTAAAAGTAatgttcataaaaaaaaaaaaaaagctatgcTAGttttccaaaaagttgattcttttCATCTAGACCTAGCGTTTTCAtggggagaaacatttcatcacttggatttccttacctggatgattgagcatgcattaaaacaaataaacagacagacagacagacagacatattTAATTCCTCCCTTGCAATAATCTGACAAATATGGGTTTGGGTTAAAATAGGACAACAGTGGAGGAGTACAGGTCAAACATTTTGGAAGAGGCAAGTGGGAAGGTTAAGATGTTTTGGGCATGTGCCTAGGTGGGAaagtggatatattggacacATTAGACAGGGggtgttgaatatggagctgccaggcaggggGGCAaaaggaagacctcagaggaggttcatggaaCTAGTGAAgcaggacatgcagagggttggtgtgacagaggatgcTAGacatagggtgagatggaggcagataatTTTTTGCTGATGTGATAACCCTCTAAAGAGAGCAGCCGAAAGAAGAAGATTCAAGTATATAACTTGTGCAGTAAGACTATAACTTTTACTTAATTGAAAAGTCTTACTTTTTTTCCATGCTAATTTTCTGCAGTGATTTTATTCCTAAAAAATGTTCAGATTCCCTGACCCCCTTCTTCCAGTTAATGAGCAAGGAAATGACGTCAGAGTTTCCGCTCGTGATTGCTGGGAAGCGTCCCACCTCGCATCCCCGTGGGTTGTTTATACTCCACCACCAGGGCGCTATAGGGGCAGGGACAGCTTGGTGGACACGCGCACACAGCGTTATCGTCAGATACGTTGCTACTATTATTTTGCTGTAAGTACATAAACTTTGCTATTTAGTTTTTAAAGTATTGTTTTTGTGTGCAAAAAGTTACACATCGTTGTGTCAGTCCAAGTTTACGTCATTAAAATACCCTCAGAACAAAACCGCGGTCAAGCGAGCCCTCACATGCGAAGTAAAGCTAGCCGCACCTACAATATCGTTGTACTTTtcttatttatacatatatatacctGACCTTATCCCCAACTAAACAAAATTTCAGTATTGcagtactgtattttttttttaatgttattacaGGGAATCTTTAAGAGGTGACGCAAATATTTTACTGGTCATCCCTACTCTTCCTCTTCTGCCACACAGCTCTCCAAAATCATTAGTGAGTTATTCTTATACATTAACACTACCTCCACCTGTCTCTTCTTCTCGTGCATACTGGCTATTAAAGGCTCATCAGCTTCTGTACAACCTGAGGAGGTGTGCTATGGCAGAAAGTGGCAGTTTCCATCTAATTATAGTGGACCGATATACTTCAGTCAAAGTAATGGGGGATCTGTGAAAGTTGTAATTAAAGATGGGAAGGTGAGCAGCTTCAGGTTCTATGTGACTATTATATATCTGGAATATGATACATTTAAGGCTTCTGTTTAAAAGTAATAAACTATTTTGAGGACAATAAATAGAACCTGTTTTAACCCGAGGTAATGTGTAAATATATATGTGCTGTCTATCTTTCAGGCAACAGACGCACGCTTCAGAGTCTCTCCTGGCTCAATTTATCTTACAGACGTGACAGAAAGAGATAAAGGAATTTATTTGGCGTCATCTGGTGGCGATCAGGGACACAATGTTGTTGAACTGAAAGTCTTGGGTGAGAATTTGGGCTGTACTTTATATTTACATCAAAAATATATAGGTATGCCGTTTAGCTACCTGTTCCTAAATACaagtccatttttttttcttaatgtgcaTTTTAAGAATGTGCCAAAAAGGTCAAGAGGGATTACTACTATACTTGGAAGTACTCTATCCCTAGACGGGCTGAAATCCTGGAGTTTATTCCCCTTCACAGTCTGGACCAGCCAAAGATCCTGTGGAATCGCACAGACTCTCAGATCAGAGAAAGCAGGGCATGGGTGGAAAAACATAAGTGAGAGCTATCTTATCTCACTCAGGCAGACAGTGGCTGCTACAACTTGACCAGGGTGTTGCTACAAGGTGTGCAGTACAAGCTGATGTGAGATTTCTGCATTTTACCAGATTAAATGTTCTTATGAAGTCTGATCTGTGTCACTAACAGAACTAACACTTCACTTGAATGCAAAGACAAATGAGTGCTTCGTCGTTCCATACCCTCAGGCCATTAAGACGTGGGCTGTGACTTTTACGCCTCAAGGGGAAATGGAACCCAGAACACTGATGAATGGCAGTCTGATCATAAAAGATAATTGGTTCTTTGACAGAATTTGGACAGTCATGAATGGCATAGAAATGAATGCTGTAGAAACAatagactctggcaccttgaagTTCAGAGACCCAGAAGGCGACCTGACCTTGAGTGCACAGCTTGAAGCGAATCGAGGTGAGCAAAAGAGCATTTCTCCTCATGGGTGGAAAAGTACTAATCGTTCTAATTCAACATCAGCCCCACACACTCTACACAGTATTCCCTAACTTTGTCTGTCCTTTTACAGCATTTATGTCAGAGAGTACATTACTCACTGTTATTGCCTTGGTTGCCATCATTGGGATCATCTGCATTTGCTGGTGTTGTAAAATGAACTGCAAGTCTTCTCCTCAGACTGAAGGCTCACCTGAGCCTAATGTATATTGTCATGTAAGTATTCTTTCAAGTGGAGATTAATAACAgctgttttaacatttaattaaatatccTTATTTCAATTACAGGATCAGGATCAACCTACAGGTCAGCGTTATTCAGGTGAACCACCTCCTCCATATTGGTCCTGTCAGCCCATGAATTTTCATGTTTCTGAACAACCTACGGGTACCTCGTCTGAGCCACCGGTGGGTGTAAAGCTTGATTTATACTTTTATACTGTTTTGAAAACAAgtagtctttgtgttttggcCTGCTGATCGCATGTGTTTGCTATGATGTGTCTTCTCTTTATGTTAGTCTTATTTTATAGAATCTTAAAGAATCATTAATATCTCAATGCAGTTACTCAGTTGCTATATTTTTGTGATCATTATTTTTGTTCCTGAATATGAAGTTTGTTATTTCAGTCAGTCTTTTTAGCAATAAAGCTTCTTATTATGGCCTGTACTGTTGTACCCAGCCTGTGCTAGAGGAATTCTAATGGAACAAAGAAAttttaagaaataaacaaatattttgaaaacaaaacaaaagaaactatTACTTTTCCACAGCACATACACGTCATTTGTCTCATCTAAACTACCTGCCGAATTCATATAATAGCTCAatttgtaatgtgttttttcacaCAATCATGATTGTTAATTTTACAATTATTGTCAGAGTTAggttactttaaaaagaaacaaatagaaggtatggtaaaaacaaaacaaaacattaaactttAGCCCTAAAATTTTAAGTGCAAATTCCCTTAAAACCGAAGTAGGACAAAATGTTATCACTATGAAAATCCTTCTTGCTATGTGGACtgatgtatatatatttttttcttttcacaggcATATCATGAAGTAAGTATCCATGTGAACCCATTTCAGCCTGaggtacaaaaacaaacaattccCCCATGCGCTCCCAGAAACCAGAAAAAGGCTGACTCATTTTGCTCATTGATCTAATGtacctttcttttctttttctttttttttctctgctatCTCCAGGTTGCACTTCCAGGAAGGTGGGATTCCACTCCACATCCCTCAGTCAGCTCAGACCCCCTCCTCTCAACCCTGGAACCACACTTTGATCTGGAAGGAGTAACAGTTCCCTCTGCACCTCCTCTTAGTTCAGAGTTTTAGAGCTTAAGTTCAGATGTTGTTTTTTGCACTCAAACTGACAGATATTTTAACTATTATAAATTATTCTCTGTTATCTGTGGTTTGTTCCTCCTATTTTAAACATGCAGCAGTCTACCCccttaaaaaactgaaaaacagaaacaacataTATTAATTCTTCTTGACCTCACCTCTACCCTCAGATCATGTTGTATGTGTTAA is a genomic window containing:
- the LOC134636865 gene encoding uncharacterized protein LOC134636865 isoform X1 — translated: MEPRTLMNGSLIIKDNWFFDRIWTVMNGIEMNAVETIDSGTLKFRDPEGDLTLSAQLEANRAFMSESTLLTVIALVAIIGIICICWCCKMNCKSSPQTEGSPEPNVYCHDQDQPTGQRYSGEPPPPYWSCQPMNFHVSEQPTGTSSEPPAYHEVSIHVNPFQPEVALPGRWDSTPHPSVSSDPLLSTLEPHFDLEGVTVPSAPPLSSEF
- the LOC134636865 gene encoding uncharacterized protein LOC134636865 isoform X2; this translates as MEPRTLMNGSLIIKDNWFFDRIWTVMNGIEMNAVETIDSGTLKFRDPEGDLTLSAQLEANRAFMSESTLLTVIALVAIIGIICICWCCKMNCKSSPQTEGSPEPNVYCHDQDQPTGQRYSGEPPPPYWSCQPMNFHVSEQPTGTSSEPPAYHEVALPGRWDSTPHPSVSSDPLLSTLEPHFDLEGVTVPSAPPLSSEF
- the LOC134636865 gene encoding uncharacterized protein LOC134636865 isoform X3; the protein is MNGIEMNAVETIDSGTLKFRDPEGDLTLSAQLEANRAFMSESTLLTVIALVAIIGIICICWCCKMNCKSSPQTEGSPEPNVYCHDQDQPTGQRYSGEPPPPYWSCQPMNFHVSEQPTGTSSEPPAYHEVSIHVNPFQPEVALPGRWDSTPHPSVSSDPLLSTLEPHFDLEGVTVPSAPPLSSEF